In the genome of Fusarium fujikuroi IMI 58289 draft genome, chromosome FFUJ_chr02, one region contains:
- a CDS encoding related to gEgh 16 protein codes for MHSFKSFLFPSLFALAHGHSVILNAQGLDTSPASVGFQVDPEVARNCITINPCQQDATIIRDAEITANIVNQCGRTELSGNIDVGENTENALSAGKVTQVEAGGELTVTIHQVNADGAGPYVCDLDESSNTNTNIQNLTVTNNVPGTNGLSQVKTQAFNITVKMPDDLNCFGASTGNICTVRCRNNALAGPFGGCFAVQQADTDKKTNTPQNIKTTQQLQAINAQVLQNQKDFPDSVKANENATNDEAEQNKAAVDALLGNTVVTSAFATETPSVALGRPPAATETGDAGNDNNNNNDNNNGGNNGGNGNGNNNNGGNNGGNGGNGQGQGNGQGQGNGQGNGQGNGGQGGQNGGNNQGGNGGNQGGRGGQGRGQFGGGGGFGGFGGNAKRAASKLRWAKRFFAQEDTF; via the exons ATGCATTCCTTCAAGAGCTTTCTCTTTCCTTCGCTTTTTGCTTTGGCTCATGGGCACTCTGTCATTCTCAATGCCCAAGGTCTCGATACTTCTCCTGCTAGTGTAGGATTCCAAG TTGATCCCGAGGTCGCCCGCAACTGTATCACTATCAATCCTTGCCAGCAGGATGCCACTATCATTCGTGATGCAGAGATCACCGCCAACATCGTCAACCAGTGTGGCCGCACTGAGCTGTCTGGTAACATCGATGTCGGCGAGAATACTGAGAATGCCCTTTCCGCTGGCAAGGTCACCcaggttgaggctggtggTGAACTCACTGTTACTATTCACCAGGTCAATGCCGATGGTGCTGGCCCATACGTGTGTGATCTTGACGAGagcagcaacaccaacaccaacattcAG AACTTGACCGTTACAAATAATGTCCCCGGAACAAACGGCCTTTCTCAGGTCAAGACTCAGGCTTTCAACATCACGGTCAAGATGCCTGATGACCTCAACTGCTTTGGAG CCTCCACTGGCAACATTTGCACCGTCCGATGCCGTAACAACGCTCTTGCTGGTCCCTTCGGTGGCTGCTTCGCCGTTCAGCAAGCCGATACCGATAAGAAGACCAACACTCCTCAGAACATCAAGACTACTCAGCAGCTCCAAGCTATCAACGCTCAGGTCCTCCAGAACCAGAAAGATTTCCCTGATTCCGTTAAGGCCAACGAGAATGCTACCAACGACGAGGCTGAGCAGAACAAGGCTGCCGTTGACGCTCTTCTTGGCAACACCGTCGTCACTTCAGCCTTTGCTACCGAGACACCCTCTGTTGCTCTTGGTCGACCTCCTGCGGCTACCGAGACAGGTGATGCAGGCAAtgataacaacaacaataacgATAACAACAATGGTGGAAACAACGGTGGTAACGGTAACGgtaacaacaacaatggaGGTAACAACGGTGGCAATGGCGGTAAcggacaaggccaaggaaaCGGCCAAGGTCAGGGCAACGGCCAGGGTAACGGACAAGGCAACGGTGGTCAAGGCGGCCAGAACGGCGGTAACAACCAGGGAGGTAACGGCGGTAACCAGGGCGGCCGTGGGGGCCAGGGTCGAGGACAATtcggtggcggtggtggctTTGGCGGGTTTGGAGGAAACGCCAAGCGAGCTGCTTCTAAGCTCCGATGGGCCAAGCGATTCTTCGCTCAAGAAGATACCTTCTGA
- a CDS encoding probable neutral amino acid permease, with protein MDAITPQTASKNATNKDSALDPDQIARIDHSYDQAIGTVTDFEKQKTAEGEAHFRRLGWKRLAVILIVEAIGLGTFSLPGAFATLGIVAGVFCCIALGFMAIYTAWIIGKIKVLYPSIKHYGDIGGLLMGRFGEELFGAMYVLQLILITASFVLTGSIALNILADDKVCGLIFSAVSGFMLFILAIMPSFAEAAILGYIDLVCIMTAIGIAVIASGVNASNQPGGIGASDWSAWPDPDATFKDGMVAICNIIFAYCFAMYMTPFMDEMHTPEDFMKSVWTLGGVEIFIYTLSGSLIYVFVGKDVASPALQSLPGILPKVAFGVALPMIFISGAIGNTVTAKYVHLRFYKNSIVRFVNTPKGWVTWLLTLAGITIISWVLGEAIPFFNDLLSLSSALFVSGFILYFPAVMWYKLICRGKWYARENILHAIACIFTFVFGLLVLVGGTYATALDIQHHYEIGAFRTPFSCEA; from the exons ATGGATGCCATTACTCCACAGACTGCGTCCAAGAACGCGACCAACAAAGACTCTGCCCTTGACCCTGATCAGATCGCTCGCATCGACCATTCCTACGACCAAGCCATCGGCACAGTAACCGACTTCGAGAAACAAAAAACCGCTGAAGGCGAAGCTCACTTTCGTCGTCTAGGATGGAAGCGACTCGCTGTtatcctcatcgtcgaggCCATTGGTCTTGGAACATTCAGTCTTCCAGGTGCCTTTGCGACACTCGGTATAGTCGCTGGTGTGTTCTGCTGTATTGCCTTGGGCTTTATGGCCATCTATACAGCGTGGATCATCGGAAAGATCAAGGTCTTGTATCCTTCGATTAAACATTATGGAGATATTGGCGGCTTGCTCATGGGCAGGTTTGGTGAAGAGTTGTTCGGCGCTATGTATGTGCTGCAACTCATCCTTATCACGGCCTCTTTCGTCCTCACGGGCAGCATTGCTCTGAACATCCTGGCCGATGATAAGGTTTGCGGTCTTATCTTCAGCGCCGTGTCGGGCTTTATGCTCTTTATCCTAGCCATCATGCCTTCGTTCGCCGAGGCCGCCATCTTGGGTTACATCGACCTGGTCTGCATCATGACAGCCATTGGTATCGCAGTCATCGCATCCGGCGTGAATGCTTCCAACCAGCCCGGTGGTATTGGTGCTTCAGACTGGTCTGCTTGGCCTGACCCTGATGCGACTTTCAAGGATGGCATGGTGGCTATCTGCAATATCATCTTTGCTTATTGCTTTGCCATGTACATGACTCCTTTCATGGATGAGATGCATACACCTGAAGACTTTATGAAGTCGGTCTGGACTCTTGGAGGTGTCGAGATCTTTATCTACACCCTCAGCGGTTCGCTTATCTATGTCTTCGTTGGCAAGGACGTGGCCAGTCCTGCTCTTCAGTCTTTACCCGGCATTCTACCCAAGGTGGCCTTTGGTGTGGCTCTCCCCATGATCTTTATCTCGGGCGCCATTGGCAATACCGTCACAGCCAAATATGTTCATCTGAGATTTTATAAAAACTCGATCGTTCGGTTTGTCAATACGCCCAAAGGCTGGGTTACTTGGCTTCTCACCCTTGCTGGCATCACAATCATCTCTTGGGTTCTCGGCGAGGCAATTCCCTTCTTCAACGACCTTCTCTCACTCAGTTCGGCCCTTTTTGTGTCTGGTTTCATTCTATACTTCCCAGCAGTTATGTGGTACAAACTTATTTGTAGAGGCAAGTGGTATGCTAGAGAAAATATTCTTCATGCCATTGCTTGTATTTTTACCTTTGTTTTCGGCCTTCTGGTCCTTGTTGGAGGAACATATGCCACGGCTTTGGATATC CAACATCATTATGAGATCGGAGCTTTCCGTACACCATTTTCGTGCGAGGCGTAA
- a CDS encoding probable endopeptidase K, which yields MHSLNLFSLAHAFIAAPLIIPRGAHESERKCIAVMKANVASKAIPSRVARVPSDAEYTYYNLFNSFSASLTKPELKDLLNDPNVDFIEKVSTMHADHTTYTYDESAGEGTCTYVLDTGIEVDHPNFVDNADLDANGHGTHIAGTFGSKTYGVAKKTQLFAVKVLNEYTAGQSSGILAGMDFIVEDAATRKCPKGIVVNMSFSVAPSPAINAAARYIVKSGYFLAVAAGNDDTDASQVSPSNEPMACTVGATAENDTRASFSNYGVLVDIFAPGIVIKSTWIRGGVKLESGTSMATPHVTGLAAYLLGLKNIKASELCNLIATMSLEDVIKGIPENTVNLLIQNSEAK from the exons ATGCACTCCCTCAATCTTTTCTCTCTGGCTCACGCTTTCATTGCCGCTCCTTTGATCATTCCTCGTGGCGCCCATGAATCCGAAAGAAAGTGCATTGCCGTCATGAAGGCCAATGTGGCTTCTAAAGCCATCCCTAGCAGAGTTGCCAGAGTTCCCTCGGATGCTGAATACACCTACTACAATCTTTTCAATAGCTTCTCAGCCAGCCTTACCAAACCGGAGCTGAAAGATCTACTCAACGACCCCAACGTCGATTTCATCGAAAAAGTCTCCACCATGCACGCA GATCATACAACTTACACCTATGACGAAAGTGCCGGCGAAGGCACATGCACTTATGTTCTCGACACAGGCATTGAAGTCGACCACCCT AACTTTGTTGATAATGCTGACTTGGATGCAAATGGTCATGGGACTCATATTGCGGGCACCTTCGGGTCTAAAACGTACGGTGTCGCAAAGAAGACGCAGCTCTTCGCTGTCAAGGTCCTAAATGAGTATACAGCGGGTCAATC ATCGGGAATTCTCGCTGGCATGGATTTCatcgttgaagatgctgctACTCGAAAGTGTCCCAAGGGTATTGTGGTCAACATGTCTTTTAGTGTTGCTCCTTCACCAGCAATAAACGCAGCTGCTAGATATATCGTCAAATCGGGTTATTTTCTCGCTGTAGCGGCTGGCAACGATGACACAGACGCATCTCAAGTTTCGCCAAGCAATGAGCCCATGGCCTGTACTGTTGGAGCAACCGCCGAGAACGACACAAGAGCCTCATTCTCCAACTATGGTGTTTTGGTAGACATTTTCGCCCCTGGCATTGTTATCAAGAGTACCTGGATCAGAGGAGGTGTCAAACTCGAGTCAGGCACATCAATGGCAACACCACACGTCACTGGCCTCGCGGCTTATCTTTTAGGCCTCAAGAATATCAAGGCGTCAGAATTATGCAACCTTATTGCAACCATGTCTCTGGAGGACGTCATCAAGGGTATTCCTGAAAACACGGTCAACCTGTTAATCCAGAACAGCGAAGCGAAGTAA